The following proteins are encoded in a genomic region of Fusarium oxysporum f. sp. lycopersici 4287 chromosome 1, whole genome shotgun sequence:
- a CDS encoding hypothetical protein (At least one base has a quality score < 10), with amino-acid sequence MVDLTIGQVAAIIAFCIVIARAWCPTIGTFILAGQLRDRETAATCLLGPIDPAVPDILREIYTSGTRYERTTISNYFDIEWRQTTTQYDRQLNNVVDAREGRIGFRNHTIPSGYPLGVTWTEDLLFWEPDVECVDTNTTFDFEITTGSQTDAGVSVSKLRLTDRGGFVNINTTAPLDDQRNGVNQPDLNTRAYQAAWATNAFSMMFMNISNAGDQDKNVEPFEYIKSKIGKEFKMLTLDNDATYLTLGLTNDFGGHLATSATSNADDLYGNPWNITKDHFTGISKNYGTQPDASAKLNHTFVICNLIRGTPQRVDGGPENVFDDKSKWSSSLYACASAVKATVKSVTFFYNGTDARSENLVVKEIKEKEYASEDDMPLWGVEDSPLELEVFQPIWGIVDPAYDKFQNISTVRAKSLYLLGSGSLSQVRWELDPGFVHRNLPASIAPIGAFVTIFSSVANSLSPNDVVGKTSMSLWLKWRDLSRSADSASTILKLLWTDFVASAVVGTKGVLGARNAQPEHAADVSVVPLVHKIRYRWRYGIPAFLLLACMSLIAVVAALSLLTGRPNIEKMRYRVNQTSLGRVLTTLFEPQSSNFAMSTADWSKNKAEKHVDLGKNRPMAGLEPQPQIIAEDPSPEKTKASEIYKG; translated from the exons ATGGTAGACCTCACAATTGGGCAAGTTGCGGCCATTATTGCTTTCTGCATCGTCATTG CTCGCGCTTGGTGTCCGACAATTGGAACCTTTATTCTTGCCGGACAGCTTCGCGATCGCGAAACGGCAGCTACATG CTTGCTCGGACCCATAGATCCAGCCGTACCTGATATCCTGCGCGAGATCTACACCAGCGGCACTCGGTACGAGAGAACCACGATCTCCAACTACTTCGACATCGAGTGGCGTCAGACAACAACGCAGTACGACCGCCAGCTGAACAACG TTGTTGATGCAAGGGAGGGCAGAATTGGCTTCCGGAATCACACTATTCCATCTGGCTACCCTCTCGGGGTTACGTGGACAGAAGATCTCTTATTCTGGGAACCCGACGTCGAGTGTGTCGACACAAACACGACATTTGACTTTGAGATAACAACGGGCTCTCAAACAGATGCTGGTGTCTCGGTTTCTAAGCTTCGCCTTACCGACAGGGGCGGCTTTGTCAATATCAATACGACTGCTCCGTTGGATGATCAGCGCAACGGGGTCAACCAGCCCGACCTGAACACGAGAGCGTACCAGGCTGCGTGGGCTACTAATGCTTTCTCCATGATGTTCATGAACATCTCAAATGCCGGAGATCAAGACAAGAATGTTGAGCCTTTCGAATACATCAAATCGAAAATTGGAAAAGAATTCAAGATGCTGACGCTGGATAATGACGCCACGTATCTAACACTTGGTCTCACGAACGACTTTGGCGGCCATCTTGCAACGAGTGCAACCAGCAACGCCGATGATCTATACGGAAATCCATGGAATATTACTAAAGACCACTTTACTGGAATTAGCAAGAATTAT GGAACTCAACCTGATGCGTCGGCCAAACTGAACCACACCTTCGTCATATGTAATCTCATCAGAGGCACCCCGCAAAGAGTTGATGGTGGTCCGGAGAACGTTTTTGACGACAAAAGTAAATGGTCGTCTTCGTTGTATGCCTGTGCTTCAGCTGTGAAGGCCACCGTCAAAAGCGTCACGTTCTTCTACAACGGCACAGACGCGAGGTCTGAAAACCTTGTGGTCAAGGAGATCAAAGAAAAAGAGTACGCTTCGGAGGACGACATGCCATTATGGGGCGTCGAGGATTCTCCGCTTGAACTCGAAGTGTTCCAACCCATTTGGGGCATCGTTGATCCTGCATACGACAAATTCCAAAACATCTCAACAGTCCGTGCCAAATCGCTTTATCTTCTCGGATCAGGCTCTTTAAGCCAAGTACGATGGGAGCTTGACCCCGGATTTGTGCATAGAAATCTGCCGGCTTCGATTGCCCCCATCGGTGCGTTTGTAACCATCTTCTCTTCGGTAGCCAATAGCCTGTCTCCCAACGACGTTGTTGGCAAGACAAGTATGAGTCTGTGGCTGAAGTGGCGGGATTTGTCGAGGTCTGCAGACTCCGCCTCGACTATTCTAAAACTGCTCTGGACTGACTTTGTCGCGTCGGCCGTGGTTGGAACAAAAGGCGTGCTGGGGGCAAGGAATGCACAGCCGGAACACGCAGCGGACGTGTCTGTCGTTCCACTAGTGCACAAAATCCGGTACCGATGGCGATATGGCATACCCGCATTCCTACTCCTCGCGTGTATGTCACTCATCGCAGTTGTGGCGGCTTTGTCGCTCTTGACTGGACGGCCAAACATTGAGAAGATGCGTTACCGGGTGAATCAGACGTCGCTTGGTCGTGTACTAACGACCCTATTTGAGCCGCAGTCAAGCAATTTTGCGATGTCTACTGCGGATTGGAGCAAGAACAAAGCCGAAAAGCATGTGGACTTGGGCAAAAACAGACCGATGGCCGGTCTGGAACCACAGCCGCAAATCATAGCAGAGGACCCCTCCCCAGAGAAAACTAAAGCTTCAGAGATATATAAGGGGTAG